The following coding sequences are from one Seonamhaeicola sp. ML3 window:
- a CDS encoding nucleotide sugar dehydrogenase — MKIEKICCIGAGYVGGPTMAVIAQKNPKIKVTIVDINSDRIAAWNSPDLSKLPIYEPGLAEIISETRDKNLFFSTDVDTAIDEAEMIFISVNTPTKTYGKGKGQAADLKYIELCARNIAKVATTDKIVVEKSTLPVRTAETIKSILQNSGNGINFHILSNPEFLAEGTAIEDLLSPDRVLIGGESEEAIESLANVYASWVSQNQILRTNLWSSELSKLTANAFLAQRVSSINAISELCEHTEANVDEVAKAIGMDSRIGSKFLKASVGFGGSCFQKDILNLVYISRSYGLNEVADYWEQVIIMNDHQKRRFSDKLIKTLYNTVSGKKISILGWAFKKDTNDTRESAAIYVTDHLLNEQALVSVYDPKVPEQKVYSDLNYLNSRTEQENEDFVTVDKSPYSALKGSHAVAIMTEWDEFKEYDWEKIYSEMKKPAFIFDGRNILNKGKMQDIGFEYYSIGQ, encoded by the coding sequence ATGAAAATAGAAAAGATTTGTTGCATTGGCGCAGGCTATGTTGGTGGTCCAACAATGGCTGTCATTGCACAAAAGAACCCAAAAATAAAGGTTACAATAGTAGATATTAATTCTGATAGAATAGCTGCGTGGAATAGTCCAGATTTATCGAAACTACCAATATACGAACCAGGTCTTGCAGAAATTATTAGCGAAACAAGAGATAAGAACCTGTTTTTTTCTACTGATGTAGATACTGCTATCGATGAGGCAGAAATGATTTTCATTTCTGTTAATACACCTACAAAAACTTATGGTAAAGGTAAAGGGCAAGCTGCTGATTTGAAATATATTGAGCTTTGTGCGCGCAATATTGCCAAAGTAGCAACTACAGATAAAATAGTTGTTGAAAAATCAACTTTACCGGTAAGAACAGCCGAAACAATTAAAAGCATATTACAAAATTCGGGAAATGGCATTAATTTTCATATTCTATCTAACCCTGAATTCCTTGCTGAAGGAACTGCAATTGAAGATTTATTGAGTCCAGACAGAGTACTTATAGGAGGAGAATCAGAAGAGGCTATTGAAAGTCTAGCAAATGTTTACGCTAGTTGGGTTTCTCAGAATCAAATTTTAAGAACAAATCTTTGGTCTTCAGAACTGTCAAAACTAACTGCAAATGCTTTTTTAGCTCAGCGTGTATCATCTATCAATGCCATTTCAGAATTATGTGAACATACTGAAGCCAATGTTGATGAAGTGGCCAAAGCTATAGGTATGGATTCTAGAATAGGATCTAAATTCTTAAAAGCATCTGTGGGATTTGGGGGTTCTTGTTTTCAAAAAGACATTCTTAATCTTGTATACATATCAAGGAGTTATGGACTTAATGAGGTTGCTGATTATTGGGAACAGGTTATAATTATGAATGACCACCAAAAAAGAAGATTTTCAGATAAATTGATTAAAACTTTATATAACACAGTATCTGGTAAAAAGATTTCAATATTGGGATGGGCATTTAAAAAAGACACTAACGATACTAGAGAGTCGGCAGCAATTTATGTTACAGATCACCTTCTTAATGAACAAGCTTTAGTGTCGGTTTATGACCCGAAAGTCCCAGAACAAAAAGTTTATTCAGATTTAAATTACCTGAACAGTAGGACTGAACAGGAAAATGAAGATTTCGTAACTGTTGATAAATCGCCTTACAGTGCATTAAAAGGATCTCATGCAGTTGCAATTATGACTGAATGGGATGAATTTAAAGAATATGATTGGGAAAAAATATATTCAGAAATGAAAAAACCAGCTTTTATATTTGATGGCCGAAATATATTGAATAAAGGCAAAATGCAAGATATTGGTTTTGAATATTACTCCATCGGACAATAA